A section of the Alkalihalobacillus sp. LMS39 genome encodes:
- a CDS encoding HPr family phosphocarrier protein, whose protein sequence is MVEKQMEVKLKTGLQARPAALFVQEANRFVSDIFIEKEGRKVNAKSIMGIMSLAIGKGVTINVIVDGKDEEEAIVALENFIGKEE, encoded by the coding sequence ATGGTTGAAAAACAAATGGAAGTGAAATTGAAAACAGGATTGCAGGCGCGTCCAGCTGCATTATTTGTACAAGAAGCAAACCGATTTGTTTCTGATATCTTTATTGAAAAAGAAGGAAGAAAAGTGAATGCGAAAAGCATTATGGGTATTATGAGTTTAGCAATCGGTAAAGGTGTTACCATCAATGTTATTGTTGATGGAAAAGATGAAGAAGAAGCAATTGTCGCTCTTGAAAACTTCATTGGAAAAGAAGAATAA
- a CDS encoding YvcK family protein translates to MNRKKIVVIGGGTGLSVLLRGLKTFPVDITAIVTVADDGGSSGRLRNELDIPPPGDVRNVLTALSEVEPLLEELFQHRFENGNGLSGHTLGNLLLAGITSITGDFAKGISEISRVLNVRGKVLPAANHSIVLHAEMCDGTVVTGESKIPTIGKKIKRVFLSPQIITPLEESIEAIREADCIVIGPGSLYTSILPNLLVPGIADEVKKSKANKVYICNVMTQQGETDHYHASDHVQALISHCGKGLVNHIIVNHQEIPQHIIYKYAEEGAVPVQFDKERLEKMDLSVINGSFIHYREQLIRHDARKVSEAILTLA, encoded by the coding sequence GTGAATAGAAAAAAAATCGTTGTTATTGGCGGAGGAACAGGATTATCAGTTCTATTGCGGGGACTGAAGACATTTCCGGTTGATATAACTGCAATCGTAACAGTTGCAGATGACGGGGGAAGCTCGGGACGACTTCGAAATGAATTAGATATTCCACCACCTGGGGATGTACGGAATGTCTTGACGGCACTTTCAGAAGTCGAACCGCTATTGGAAGAGTTATTTCAACACCGGTTTGAAAATGGAAATGGGTTATCTGGCCATACACTAGGAAACCTATTATTAGCAGGAATCACTTCGATTACCGGAGATTTTGCAAAAGGGATTTCAGAAATTAGTCGAGTGCTAAATGTAAGGGGAAAAGTGTTACCAGCAGCAAATCATAGTATTGTGCTCCATGCAGAAATGTGTGATGGAACCGTGGTGACGGGAGAGTCGAAAATCCCGACTATTGGGAAAAAGATTAAGCGAGTCTTTTTATCACCGCAAATTATAACACCCCTTGAAGAAAGCATTGAAGCGATACGAGAAGCAGATTGTATCGTGATTGGCCCAGGAAGTCTTTATACGAGTATCCTTCCTAACTTGCTCGTTCCTGGAATTGCCGATGAAGTGAAAAAATCAAAAGCAAATAAGGTTTATATTTGTAATGTGATGACTCAACAAGGAGAAACGGATCATTACCATGCATCTGACCATGTGCAAGCGCTTATAAGCCATTGTGGCAAAGGGTTAGTGAATCATATCATTGTAAATCATCAAGAAATTCCTCAACATATCATATATAAATATGCTGAAGAAGGGGCAGTTCCCGTTCAGTTTGATAAAGAAAGATTAGAAAAGATGGATTTATCCGTCATAAACGGATCATTTATCCATTATAGGGAACAATTAATACGCCATGATGCTCGCAAAGTGTCTGAAGCGATATTAACGTTAGCATAA
- the whiA gene encoding DNA-binding protein WhiA: MSFAAKTKKELTQLESDECCVRAELAALLRMNGTLSYSNQKLSLDISTENAAIARRIYILIKKLYRTIDIELLVQKKMRLKKNNVYLVRITQDTRLLLEELSIIGEGFTFIREISPDIIENTCCKRAYLRGAFLAGGSVNHPETSSYHLEIFSLYEEHNQSICELMNVFDLKAKILERKKGFITYIKESEKITEFLNIIGAHQALLYFEDVRIMKDMRNSVNRLVNCETANLNKTVGAAMRQVENIRLIDEEIGLDQLPDRLREIAKLRVEHQDVTLKELGEMMSSGKVSKSGVNHRLRKLDEIADRIRSGAKIEI, from the coding sequence ATGTCTTTTGCAGCAAAAACAAAAAAAGAACTCACTCAATTAGAAAGTGATGAATGTTGTGTTCGGGCAGAATTAGCAGCGTTGCTTCGGATGAATGGTACGTTATCGTATAGTAATCAAAAATTAAGCTTGGATATTTCAACCGAAAATGCGGCGATTGCAAGAAGGATTTATATTTTAATTAAAAAATTATACCGAACGATTGATATTGAGCTTCTCGTCCAAAAAAAGATGAGACTAAAGAAAAATAATGTCTATTTAGTGAGAATTACTCAAGATACAAGGCTTTTGTTAGAAGAATTAAGTATTATAGGAGAAGGGTTTACCTTTATCCGAGAAATTTCTCCAGACATTATTGAGAATACTTGTTGTAAGCGTGCTTATTTACGAGGGGCTTTTTTGGCTGGTGGTTCTGTGAATCATCCTGAAACGTCAAGTTATCATTTGGAAATTTTCTCTTTGTATGAAGAACATAATCAATCGATTTGTGAATTAATGAACGTTTTTGATTTGAAGGCAAAAATTTTGGAAAGAAAAAAAGGATTTATTACGTACATCAAAGAAAGTGAAAAGATAACAGAATTCTTAAACATCATTGGTGCGCACCAAGCATTGCTTTATTTTGAAGATGTGCGCATAATGAAAGATATGAGAAATTCAGTCAACCGACTTGTCAATTGTGAAACAGCCAATTTAAATAAAACGGTTGGGGCTGCAATGCGTCAAGTTGAAAACATTCGCCTAATTGACGAAGAAATTGGCTTAGATCAATTACCGGACCGCTTACGAGAAATTGCAAAGCTCCGAGTCGAACATCAAGATGTAACATTAAAAGAGTTAGGCGAAATGATGTCAAGTGGGAAAGTAAGTAAGTCTGGTGTCAATCATCGTTTACGAAAATTAGATGAAATTGCTGACCGCATTCGATCGGGAGCAAAAATTGAAATTTAG
- a CDS encoding sugar-binding domain-containing protein: protein MRVLLELQRKLLPDMLDVMAKRFRILQSIRLMGPIGRRNLASSLEISERVLRSEVEFLKDQGLIQIAPAGMSLSEEGKTTLFQLEDVMKDLLGLRTLEEQLSKQLQIENVIVVAGDSDQYDWVKKEMGRACVTRLKQHLTPKNVISVTGGTTMASIAEMMTPDPVLHEAMFVPARGGLGEQVENQANTISAEMARRAGASYRLMHVPDLLSEETYASLVAEPSIKEILSIIRSSCIVIHGIGDATTMAKRRGSPHGLVEKLKKHHAVAEAFGYYFDQTGNIIHRERTIGLQLEDLTKSKYVIAVAGGASKADAIAAYVKHRTSHVLITDEAAAKKIVENSRE, encoded by the coding sequence ATGCGAGTATTATTAGAGCTTCAACGAAAACTATTACCTGATATGCTCGATGTCATGGCTAAGCGATTTCGGATCTTGCAGTCGATTAGGTTAATGGGACCGATTGGACGACGAAATTTAGCATCAAGCCTTGAAATTTCCGAACGTGTACTTCGGAGTGAAGTTGAGTTTCTCAAAGACCAAGGTCTCATTCAGATTGCCCCAGCTGGGATGAGTTTATCCGAAGAAGGAAAAACGACGTTATTTCAGCTAGAAGATGTGATGAAAGATTTACTTGGACTTCGAACACTGGAAGAACAACTATCAAAGCAATTACAAATTGAGAATGTTATTGTTGTTGCTGGGGATAGTGACCAGTATGATTGGGTAAAAAAAGAAATGGGGCGTGCTTGTGTTACTCGTTTAAAGCAGCATTTAACCCCAAAAAATGTCATTTCTGTCACTGGTGGAACGACAATGGCATCGATTGCAGAAATGATGACACCTGACCCTGTTTTACATGAAGCAATGTTTGTCCCAGCTCGAGGTGGATTAGGCGAGCAAGTGGAAAATCAGGCGAATACAATTAGTGCAGAAATGGCAAGGCGAGCAGGAGCGAGTTATCGTTTAATGCATGTTCCTGATTTACTCAGTGAAGAAACATACGCTTCATTAGTAGCAGAACCTTCCATTAAAGAGATATTGTCGATCATCCGGTCTTCATGCATTGTCATTCATGGGATTGGAGATGCTACGACTATGGCTAAACGGCGAGGCTCACCACATGGACTCGTTGAAAAGCTAAAGAAACATCATGCTGTTGCAGAAGCCTTTGGTTATTATTTTGACCAAACTGGAAATATTATTCATAGGGAAAGAACAATTGGCTTACAGCTCGAGGATTTAACAAAATCTAAGTATGTCATTGCGGTTGCAGGTGGTGCCTCTAAAGCAGATGCTATTGCCGCTTATGTCAAACATCGAACGAGCCATGTGTTGATTACTGATGAAGCCGCAGCAAAGAAAATTGTTGAAAATAGTAGAGAGTAG
- a CDS encoding phosphoglycerate kinase produces MNKKSIRDVDVKGKKVFCRVDFNVPMKDGEVTDDTRIRAALPTIQHLVNQGAKVLLASHLGRPKGQVVEELRLDAVAKRLSDLLQKDVTKTDEAFGAEVNEAVSAMQEGDVLLLENVRFYAGEEKNDPELAKEFAQLADLYVNDAFGAAHRAHASTEGIAHHIPAVSGFLMEKELEVLGKALSNPERPFTAIIGGAKVKDKIGVIENLLEKVDNLIIGGGLAYTFVKALGHEVGKSLLEEDKIDLAKSFMDKAKEKGVKFYVPEDVIVADDFSDSANKKVVDIDSIPSDWEALDIGPKTIDTYRNVILESKLVIWNGPMGVFELQSFENGTKSVGLALADSEAYSVIGGGDSAAAVEKFRLAEQMSHISTGGGASLEFMEGKALPGVVALNDK; encoded by the coding sequence ATGAACAAAAAGTCCATTCGAGATGTCGACGTAAAGGGGAAAAAAGTTTTTTGCCGTGTTGATTTTAATGTACCGATGAAAGATGGAGAAGTAACAGACGATACTCGTATTCGTGCAGCACTTCCAACGATTCAACATTTAGTTAATCAAGGCGCAAAAGTTTTATTAGCGAGCCATTTAGGGCGTCCTAAAGGTCAAGTTGTAGAAGAGCTTCGGTTAGATGCGGTTGCAAAGCGTTTAAGTGACCTACTTCAAAAAGATGTGACGAAAACAGATGAAGCTTTTGGAGCAGAAGTTAATGAAGCGGTTAGTGCAATGCAAGAAGGTGATGTTCTATTGCTTGAAAACGTGCGTTTTTATGCAGGAGAAGAAAAAAACGATCCTGAATTAGCGAAAGAATTTGCTCAATTAGCGGACCTTTATGTAAACGATGCATTTGGTGCAGCTCACCGTGCGCATGCATCAACTGAAGGGATTGCACATCACATACCAGCTGTTTCAGGGTTCTTAATGGAAAAAGAACTAGAAGTGTTAGGGAAAGCATTGTCTAATCCAGAGCGTCCATTTACTGCCATTATCGGTGGAGCAAAAGTAAAAGATAAAATCGGTGTGATTGAAAATTTACTTGAAAAAGTAGACAATCTTATCATTGGTGGCGGTTTAGCGTATACATTTGTGAAAGCGTTAGGTCACGAAGTAGGGAAATCACTTCTTGAAGAAGATAAAATCGACTTAGCGAAGTCATTTATGGACAAAGCAAAAGAAAAAGGCGTGAAATTTTATGTGCCTGAAGATGTCATTGTAGCTGATGACTTTTCTGACAGTGCAAATAAAAAAGTCGTCGACATTGATTCCATTCCTTCTGATTGGGAAGCGTTAGACATCGGACCAAAAACGATTGATACATATCGTAATGTGATTTTAGAATCAAAACTTGTGATTTGGAACGGACCGATGGGTGTGTTTGAACTTCAAAGTTTTGAAAATGGAACGAAGTCAGTCGGACTTGCTCTTGCAGATTCTGAAGCTTATTCTGTTATCGGTGGTGGAGATTCTGCAGCAGCGGTTGAAAAATTCAGGTTAGCGGAACAAATGAGTCATATCTCAACTGGTGGAGGAGCTTCTCTAGAATTTATGGAAGGTAAAGCTCTACCTGGTGTTGTTGCGTTAAACGATAAATAA
- a CDS encoding 8-oxo-dGTP diphosphatase: protein MKTVQRVTNCILMDGDRVLLLQKPRRGWWVAPGGKMEPEESVLESVKREYYEETSIRIKKPELFGVFTIIVQDGNTVVDEWMLFTFKATQYEGESIVHSPEGTLQWFSKDDVAELPMAQGDRFIFQHLLYETTPMYGTFYYTQDYSLLSYRLHPEPTE from the coding sequence GTGAAGACAGTGCAGAGGGTAACGAATTGTATATTAATGGACGGCGACCGAGTACTTTTATTACAAAAGCCTCGACGCGGATGGTGGGTTGCTCCAGGCGGAAAAATGGAGCCTGAGGAATCTGTCCTAGAATCAGTAAAACGTGAATATTACGAAGAAACAAGCATAAGGATAAAAAAACCAGAGCTGTTTGGTGTTTTTACGATAATTGTACAAGATGGAAATACAGTTGTAGACGAATGGATGTTGTTTACCTTTAAAGCTACACAGTATGAAGGCGAATCGATCGTCCACTCTCCGGAAGGCACATTACAATGGTTTTCAAAAGATGATGTTGCCGAATTACCAATGGCACAAGGAGATCGATTTATTTTCCAACATCTTCTTTATGAAACAACACCGATGTATGGAACATTTTATTATACACAAGATTATTCTTTACTTTCGTATCGTTTGCATCCAGAACCAACTGAGTAA
- the rpoN gene encoding RNA polymerase factor sigma-54, whose protein sequence is MELNLNVGLYQSTNLYMTRELRQAISLLQYSSIELIHFIKEQALENPLIDLGSERSGIEYSYEGRNATNSNVTALDYVRNNPTGLTEHLCQQLRFMNINKNQYHRLYYMICHLTQDGYLPIQREQLAKELKVKADTIETDIALLQSLEPTGIGASDLEECLLLQLKARKRRFPLAEMIVEHYLPMFAERKWRELAKELAVTTAEIQDVYDVIQDLDPRPGSHFHEEATTYIVPDVSVEITNGQFIVMMNDDILPQISINNQYRKLLASNEKTEVTEYVKRKFEQVQWVMKSIQQRQETILLVTRAIVEKQHSFFVDGSLVPLTLKEIADEVGVHESTVSRVTTNKYVQTPKGMFELKSFFVSKINRDTSSDKVKQHIKALVEREDKTKPLSDQSIVRLLSESFNITISRRAIAKYRDELNIPASSKRKRYE, encoded by the coding sequence ATGGAGTTAAACTTAAACGTTGGTCTTTATCAAAGTACAAACTTATATATGACCCGTGAGTTGAGACAGGCGATCTCCTTACTGCAATATTCTTCGATAGAGCTCATTCATTTTATTAAAGAACAGGCATTGGAAAACCCTTTAATTGACTTAGGGTCGGAACGTAGTGGAATCGAGTATAGTTACGAAGGAAGAAATGCTACAAATTCAAATGTAACAGCTTTGGATTATGTTCGGAATAACCCAACTGGGCTAACAGAACATCTTTGTCAACAGCTGCGGTTTATGAACATTAATAAAAATCAATATCATCGCCTCTATTATATGATTTGTCATTTAACACAAGACGGTTACCTTCCAATACAACGAGAACAATTAGCAAAAGAATTGAAAGTAAAAGCAGACACAATTGAAACTGATATTGCACTTCTCCAATCACTTGAGCCTACTGGAATCGGTGCAAGCGATCTAGAAGAATGTTTATTGCTTCAGTTAAAAGCAAGAAAAAGACGGTTTCCATTAGCAGAGATGATAGTTGAACATTATTTGCCGATGTTTGCTGAACGAAAATGGAGAGAGCTTGCAAAAGAGCTTGCTGTAACGACAGCAGAAATTCAAGATGTGTATGATGTCATCCAAGATTTAGACCCTAGGCCAGGGAGTCATTTTCATGAAGAGGCAACAACGTATATTGTTCCGGACGTCAGTGTGGAAATCACGAACGGTCAATTCATTGTCATGATGAATGATGATATTCTTCCTCAAATCTCCATTAATAACCAATATCGAAAATTGTTAGCAAGTAATGAGAAAACAGAAGTCACTGAGTATGTGAAGCGGAAATTTGAACAAGTGCAATGGGTTATGAAAAGTATTCAGCAGCGTCAAGAAACGATTCTTTTGGTAACTAGAGCTATTGTTGAAAAACAACATTCTTTTTTCGTGGATGGAAGTTTAGTGCCTTTAACATTAAAAGAAATTGCCGATGAAGTTGGCGTACATGAATCAACGGTAAGTCGAGTTACAACAAATAAATATGTTCAAACGCCTAAAGGAATGTTTGAATTGAAATCGTTTTTTGTGTCAAAAATAAATCGAGATACATCAAGTGACAAAGTGAAGCAACATATAAAAGCTCTAGTAGAAAGAGAAGATAAAACAAAACCACTCTCTGATCAATCTATTGTCCGCTTGCTTTCTGAATCGTTTAATATTACAATTTCTAGACGAGCGATAGCGAAATACCGGGATGAGCTGAATATTCCAGCTTCATCAAAGCGAAAGAGGTATGAATAG
- the trxB gene encoding thioredoxin-disulfide reductase, which translates to MSEEKIYDVVIAGAGPAGMTAAVYTSRANLSTLMVERGIPGGQMANTEDVENYPGFDHILGPDLSNKMFEHAKKFGAEYAYGDIKEIIDEGDYKIVKAGSKEFKARAVIVSTGAEYKKLGVPGEKELGGRGVSYCAVCDGAFFKGKELVVVGGGDSAVEEAVYLTRFATKVTVIHRRDELRAQKILQQRAFNNEKIEFVWNHVVKTINDKDGKVGSVTIENTETGETKDFSTDGVFIYIGMLPLNESVKQLGILNAEGYVETNEEMETKVPGVFAAGDVREKSLRQIVTATGDGSIAAQTAQHYVESIQEKEKASNS; encoded by the coding sequence GTGAGTGAGGAAAAAATTTATGATGTTGTCATTGCAGGGGCTGGGCCAGCAGGGATGACAGCGGCTGTGTATACTTCGAGAGCAAATTTATCAACATTAATGGTTGAACGTGGTATTCCAGGTGGTCAAATGGCCAATACAGAAGATGTAGAAAACTACCCTGGCTTTGACCATATTCTAGGTCCGGATTTATCAAATAAAATGTTTGAACATGCGAAAAAGTTTGGTGCTGAGTATGCGTATGGTGATATTAAAGAAATCATTGACGAAGGTGACTATAAAATTGTAAAAGCAGGCAGCAAAGAGTTTAAAGCACGTGCGGTTATTGTGTCTACTGGAGCAGAGTATAAAAAACTTGGTGTTCCTGGTGAAAAGGAACTTGGTGGACGTGGTGTTTCCTACTGTGCTGTTTGTGATGGAGCCTTCTTTAAAGGAAAAGAGCTTGTTGTCGTTGGTGGCGGAGATTCTGCAGTAGAAGAAGCTGTTTATTTAACGAGATTCGCAACAAAAGTAACTGTTATTCACCGTCGTGATGAATTACGTGCCCAAAAAATCTTACAACAACGAGCTTTCAATAATGAAAAAATTGAGTTTGTCTGGAACCATGTTGTAAAAACAATCAATGATAAAGACGGGAAAGTCGGAAGTGTTACAATTGAAAACACAGAAACGGGAGAAACCAAAGACTTCTCAACAGATGGTGTGTTCATTTATATTGGAATGTTACCGTTAAATGAATCCGTTAAGCAACTAGGCATTTTAAATGCAGAAGGTTATGTTGAAACAAATGAAGAAATGGAAACGAAAGTTCCAGGTGTCTTTGCGGCTGGTGACGTTCGTGAAAAGTCATTACGTCAAATTGTCACTGCTACAGGAGACGGAAGTATTGCTGCTCAAACGGCGCAGCATTACGTAGAGTCGATTCAAGAAAAAGAAAAAGCGTCAAATTCTTAA
- a CDS encoding glutaredoxin family protein, whose protein sequence is MEKIKVTFYSKENCSLCDKGFLVLQQLIEEFPLDIHVVDIYKNDDLLEKYQIMIPVVAIDGEDVEFGILSKNKIRKRLLEKKG, encoded by the coding sequence ATGGAGAAAATAAAGGTGACCTTTTATTCAAAAGAAAATTGTTCTTTATGTGATAAAGGCTTTCTTGTTTTACAACAACTAATAGAAGAATTTCCACTGGACATTCATGTCGTTGATATTTACAAAAATGATGATTTACTTGAGAAGTATCAAATCATGATTCCAGTGGTTGCTATTGATGGGGAAGATGTCGAATTCGGAATTTTGTCAAAAAATAAGATAAGAAAGCGTTTACTTGAGAAAAAAGGATAA
- the rapZ gene encoding RNase adapter RapZ, which produces MEEFNEDIQIVIITGMSGAGKTVAVQSFEDLGYFCVDNLPPALIPKFIDLIENSGGKMNKVALVIDLRGREFFQDMFEAIDSLSQTRTFHVTPQILFLDAKDAKLVQRYKETRRSHPLAPKGLPLDGIKAEREILEDLKGRAQQIIDTTDLKPIQLREKIIQRFSSTEKHPFSINFMSFGFKYGIPIDADLVFDVRFLPNPHYIDHMRPKTGLDEEVSSYVLKWSETQQFIEKLQDLFTYMLPQYKREGKSQVVIGIGCTGGKHRSVTLAEYFSKEFNDEYVVHTSHRDIEKGKESH; this is translated from the coding sequence ATGGAAGAGTTCAATGAAGATATTCAAATCGTTATTATCACGGGAATGTCAGGCGCTGGGAAAACAGTGGCAGTCCAAAGCTTTGAAGACTTAGGTTATTTCTGTGTTGATAATTTACCGCCTGCTCTTATTCCGAAGTTTATTGACTTAATCGAGAACTCTGGTGGAAAAATGAATAAAGTCGCCTTAGTTATTGATTTACGTGGACGAGAATTTTTTCAGGATATGTTTGAGGCTATTGACTCATTAAGTCAAACACGAACATTTCATGTCACACCACAAATTCTCTTTTTAGATGCAAAAGATGCAAAACTCGTGCAACGATATAAGGAAACGAGAAGATCTCATCCATTGGCACCTAAAGGATTACCGTTAGATGGAATTAAAGCAGAGCGTGAAATATTAGAGGATTTAAAAGGAAGAGCACAGCAAATTATTGATACAACTGATTTAAAGCCAATTCAATTACGCGAAAAAATCATTCAACGTTTTTCGTCAACAGAGAAACATCCGTTTTCGATTAACTTTATGTCTTTTGGGTTTAAATATGGGATTCCGATCGATGCTGACCTTGTTTTTGATGTCCGCTTTTTGCCGAATCCACATTATATTGATCATATGAGGCCGAAAACAGGCTTGGATGAGGAAGTTTCATCGTATGTATTAAAATGGTCTGAAACACAGCAATTTATTGAAAAATTACAAGACTTATTTACGTATATGTTACCCCAATATAAACGTGAAGGAAAAAGTCAGGTTGTCATTGGGATTGGGTGTACAGGTGGAAAGCATCGCTCCGTAACGTTGGCCGAATATTTCAGTAAAGAGTTTAATGATGAGTATGTCGTCCATACAAGTCATCGAGATATTGAGAAAGGTAAGGAATCTCATTAG
- the gap gene encoding type I glyceraldehyde-3-phosphate dehydrogenase, with protein MATKIGINGFGRIGRNVLRAALKNPNVEVVAINDLTDANMLAHLLKYDSVHGKLDAEVSVNENSLVVNGQEINVSAERDPAKLNWADRGVEVVVESTGFFTKRADAAKHLEAGAKKVIISAPASDEDITVVMGVNEDKYDAANHHVISNASCTTNCLAPFAKVLNDQFGIRRGMMTTVHSYTNDQQILDLPHKDYRRARAAAENIIPTTTGAAKAVALVLPELKGKLNGGAMRVPTPNVSLVDLVAELDKEVTAEEINAAFKAAAEGPLKGVLSYSEEPLVSGDYNGDPSSSTIDALSTMVMEGNMVKVISWYDNESGYSHRVVDLVEYIAKQGL; from the coding sequence ATGGCAACTAAAATTGGTATTAATGGATTTGGACGTATCGGACGTAACGTACTTCGTGCAGCTTTAAAAAACCCGAATGTTGAGGTTGTAGCAATTAACGATTTAACAGATGCAAATATGTTAGCTCACTTATTAAAATATGATTCTGTTCATGGAAAACTAGATGCAGAGGTTTCTGTAAATGAAAATTCACTTGTTGTAAATGGACAAGAAATTAACGTTTCTGCAGAGCGTGATCCTGCTAAGCTTAACTGGGCAGACCGTGGAGTAGAAGTAGTAGTTGAATCAACTGGTTTCTTCACAAAACGTGCAGATGCTGCGAAACATTTAGAAGCTGGAGCAAAGAAAGTTATTATTTCAGCTCCTGCATCAGATGAAGATATTACTGTTGTTATGGGTGTTAATGAAGATAAATATGATGCAGCAAACCACCATGTTATCTCAAATGCTTCTTGTACAACAAACTGCTTAGCTCCATTTGCTAAAGTATTAAATGACCAGTTCGGAATTCGTCGTGGAATGATGACAACAGTTCACTCATACACAAATGACCAACAAATTCTTGATTTACCACATAAAGATTACCGTCGTGCTCGTGCAGCTGCGGAAAACATTATTCCAACAACTACAGGTGCAGCGAAAGCGGTAGCTCTAGTTCTTCCTGAGTTAAAAGGGAAATTAAATGGTGGAGCAATGCGTGTACCTACACCTAACGTTTCTTTAGTAGACTTAGTAGCTGAACTTGATAAAGAAGTAACAGCTGAAGAAATTAATGCTGCATTTAAGGCAGCAGCAGAAGGTCCATTAAAAGGTGTGCTTTCTTACAGTGAAGAGCCACTTGTTTCTGGTGACTATAATGGAGACCCTTCTTCATCAACAATTGATGCATTATCTACAATGGTAATGGAAGGGAACATGGTAAAAGTTATTTCTTGGTATGATAATGAGTCTGGTTACTCTCACCGTGTTGTAGACTTAGTTGAATATATTGCAAAGCAAGGACTATAA
- the clpP gene encoding ATP-dependent Clp endopeptidase proteolytic subunit ClpP, which produces MNLIPTVIEQTNRGERAYDIYSRLLKDRIIMLGSAIDDNVANSIVAQLLFLQAEDPDKDISLYINSPGGSITAGMAIYDTMNFIKPAVSTICIGMAASMGAFLLSAGEKGKRYALPNSEVMIHQPLGGAQGQASDIEIHARRIIEMREHLNKILSERTGQPLEVIAKDTDRDNFMSAAQAKEYGLIDGVITSERSKK; this is translated from the coding sequence ATGAATTTAATCCCTACAGTTATTGAACAAACAAATCGCGGAGAAAGAGCCTATGATATTTACTCTAGATTGTTAAAGGACCGTATTATTATGTTAGGAAGTGCCATTGACGACAATGTCGCCAACTCCATTGTTGCTCAGCTTCTTTTCTTACAAGCAGAAGACCCTGATAAAGACATTTCTCTTTATATTAACAGTCCGGGTGGTTCAATTACGGCAGGTATGGCGATTTATGACACAATGAATTTCATTAAACCAGCCGTTTCTACGATTTGTATCGGGATGGCAGCTTCCATGGGAGCTTTCCTTTTATCTGCAGGTGAAAAAGGAAAACGTTACGCTCTTCCAAACAGTGAAGTCATGATTCACCAACCACTTGGTGGAGCACAAGGGCAAGCATCTGATATCGAAATTCACGCAAGACGAATTATTGAAATGCGTGAGCACTTAAACAAAATCTTATCCGAACGTACAGGTCAACCTCTTGAAGTCATCGCAAAAGACACTGACCGTGATAATTTCATGAGTGCAGCACAAGCGAAAGAATACGGCTTAATTGATGGTGTCATTACGTCAGAGCGTTCAAAAAAATAA